Genomic DNA from Comamonas resistens:
GACATGGCGATCTCAAGACCGCCGCCCAGTGCCGCGCCATGAATCACGGCCACCACGGGCTTGCTGCAGGCCTCGATACGGTTGCAGACATCGGGCAGGAAAGGCTGGACCGGGGGCTTGCCGAATTCGCGGATATCGGCACCGGCGATGAAAGCCTTGCCCTCGCCCACGATCACCACGGCCTTGACCGCGGCGCTGGCATCGGCCTGCTCCATGGCCGCCATCAGCCCCTGGCGCACGGCAGCGCCCAGCGCATTGACGGGCGGATTGTTGACGCTGACGAGCAGGACGTCACCGTCTTGCTTGAGTTCAACGACAGAGGTGCTGGCTTCGGCGGTCATGCGTGTCTCCTGAATCTCTTTATGGAATGGGCTTTATTTTTACGACGACAATGTTTTCTAACAATCCCATGAATCATTGACAGACTGTCAAAGAAAATTAGACAAACACGCCATGGACTCCCAATCTCTGACCCTGCTAGTCGAAATCATTGATAGTGGCAATCTCAGCCAGGCCGCGCGCAAGCTCAAGATGACGCGCGCCAATGTGAGCTATCACCTGACCCAGCTGGAAAAATCCGCAGGCGTGCAGCTGGTCAAGCGCACCACGCGCCGCGTGGAGCCCACGGAGATCGGCCTGCGCCTGTATGAGCACGGGCGCAACATCCACAACGAAATGCTGGCCGCACGCGAGGCCATCACGGCGCTGGGCCAGAGCCTGCAGGGGCGCGTTGGCATCAGCGTGCCCAGCGGCTACGGCCAGATCGTGATGAGCGAATGGCTGATCGAGTTCAAGCGCCTGTACCCGGGCATCGTGCTCGACGTGCTGTTCGAGAACCGGGCCGACAATCTGCGCGACGATATGGACATCATCATCCGCGTGATCCAGGAGCCGCCGCTGTCCCTGGTGGCGCGCAGTCTGGGCACGGTGCGCTACCTGGCCTGTGCCTCGCGCGAATATGCACAGATCCACGGCCTGCCCAAGACCCTGCACGAGTTGCGCGCCAGCCCGCTGATCACCGCCGGCGTCACGGGGCGGCAACTGCGCCTGGCCGCCTATCTGGGCGCCGAGCGCCACGAGGTGATGCTGGAGCCCACCATGATCTCCGAGCATTTCCCCTTTTTGCGCGACGGCATCTTGGCCGGCCTGGGGGTAGGCCTGGTGCCCGACTATGTGGTGCAGGACAAGCTGGCCACGGGCGAGGTGCAGAGCACACTGGACGAGTACCGGCTCAGCATCTTCGGCACCCATATGTATCTGCTCTACCTGCCCAACCGGCACCAGACCAAGGCCGTGCGCACCTGTATCGATTTTCTGCTGGCCAAGGCCGAGCCCGATGCACCACCCCGGCTCGCCAGCCTGCCCGCACAGTAAGCGCCCAGCTGTCTGCAGAACAAAAAAGCCAGCAGGAACGCTGGCTTTTGGCATTGAAGCAATGATTCAGGAAAGCTTGCTGCCCATGTGCTGCTGGCGCCAGCTGCTGGGGCTTTGGTGAAAATGCTTGCCAAACCAGCGCGTGAACGAACTGTTTTCCGCAAAACCGGCCAGGGCAGCAGCCTCGCTGACCGACAGTTGCGCGCTCTTCAGCGCACGGACGGCAACCTGGCTGCGTACGGCATCCAGAATCTCCTGAAAGCTTGTATCCTGTGTCTCCAGATGGCGCTGCAAAGACCGGGCCGTATAGCCCAAGGTGCTGGCCACATGAGAAATGCTGTGCCTGCCATGGGGCAGCAGCGATGCCAGCGTACTGCGCACCTGCTGCTCTAAAGAGCGAGGCTCCGGGGCGGGCGCATGCGCATCCATCAGATTGCGGGCATGGCTCTCCATCAGACTGTCGTAGTCTGTATTGAGCCGATTCATGTCCTCGTCACTGACCACGATTCCATCGAAATCCGAGGCGAACACGACTTCACCGCCCAGCACTCTGCGATGGTTCATGAGGCTGCCGGGCGAGCCATGGGAGAAATGGATACTCGCTGGGTTCCAGTCCCGCCCCAGCTGGTGACGGCACATGCTCAGCAACGCCGTGATACCCAGCTCGGTCGGGTGGCGGCCAGGATTTTCACGCTCGGTATCGAGATGCAGCTGAATGATGGAATAGCGCCCCTGGGTCACCACTTCGGTCGTGACCGTGCTGCTGATCAAATGGTTGTACTCCTTGAGCGTCTGCAGCATGGACGACAGACTGGCCTGATGCTGCAAGAGCAGACTGATGGGGCCGAAGTCCGACAGACGCCAGCAAGCGCCCATCAGCAGCCCCAGCGAGGCGTCTCCGGTTTGGGCGGATGAAGCCTCCAGCAACTGGGCAAAGGCCGATTCGGACACCATGAGATCGTGCGAGTTCAGGCAGCTGTGATCCAGCCCGACCTGACGGAACATCCGCAAGGGATCAATACCAAGCTCGTGCGCCACTTTGGCGTATTTGCTCAGGCTAACACTTCGTATGCGCGGCTTCATGTCTGTCCATTGCCATGCGCCAGACCGACTGACTGGCGCAAGCTTTCATCGAGGAAAACCAGGGCGCTTTCGGCTCTGGATTCTGGGCTTTGATATATATCAACCTCATTGAAGCTGGTCAATCGAGTGATACCAGCAAAACGCATTGCAGGGCTCAGGCCCTCTTGCCGGCACAGATCTTTTTCTGGAAACGACCGCAGCTTCCCTGTCCACATCTCGCACCAGGCGCACCAGGCGCCGCAGTTTCAACCGGCATGCGTAAACCCTCCTAGGGTTTTCCTTTGACGGCCGAAGAGGACAACAAGCTGGCGCAATTTGTCAAGCGCCGAAACTCACGCTACTCCGAGAATTTTCTCAATGCTAACGGGCTTGTCCGGGTGTCTTGCCACAAGCCTCGTCCATTCCGAAATTTAGGAGAAGACCATGAAAGTCGAACAACTGACTTGCAGCATCGGCGCTGAAGTCTCTGGTGTCAGCCTCGGAGATGCCTCCCGTGACCTGGGCCTGGCCAATGAAATCAAAAGCCTGCTGCTCAAGCACAAGGTCCTGTTCTTTCGCGACCAGGACATCACCCGTGCCGAGCATGTCGCTTTTGCTCGCCATTTCGGCGATCTCGAAGACCACCCCGTTGCGGGCAGTGACCCTGATCATCCGGGCCTGGTGCAGATCTATCGCAACGACAAGCGCGAGAACTACGAGAACACCTATCACACCGACGGCCAGTGGCGCGAAAACCCGACCATGGGCTGTGTGCTGCGCTGCATCGAATGTCCTCCCGTGGGGGGCGACACCATCTGGGTCAATATGGCCGAGGCCTACCGCAATTTGCCCGAAGACATCAAGCAGAAGATCGAGGGCCTGAAGGCCAAGTCCAGCATCGAGCATGGCTTCGGCGCCGTCATGCCCGAGGAAAAGCGGCTGGAGCTCGGTCGCCAGCATCCCCCCGTCGAACATCCCGTGGTGCGCACACACCCCGAAACCGGCGAGAAGATTCTCTACGTCTGCAGCTTTACCACCCACTTTGCCAATTACCACACGCCAGAGAACGTGCGCTACGGCCAGGACAAGACACCCGGCGCCAGCCTGCTGCTGAACTACCTGATCAGCCAGGCCGCCATCCCCGAGTACCAGGTGCGCTTTCGCTGGAAGCCCGGCAGCGTGGCCATGTGGGACAACCGCTGCACCCAGCACTACGCCGTCCAGGACTACTGGCCCGCCCCACGCAAGATGGAGCGAGCGGCCATCATCGGCGACAAGCCGTTCTGAGCCATCAAGCCCGGCACAACCTAGGAGACAAAACATGCGCAACACAAAAAAAGAACTGCGTCTTTGCATATCGGCCATGGCTCTGGGCCTGCTCGCAGCAGCCTCTGCCGCTCACGCTCAGTCCGACTGGCCCAACAAGCCCCTGCGCCTGGTGGTGGGGGCTCCGGCCGGCGGCAGCGCAGACAGCCTGGCCCGTTTGCTGGCCGAAGGACTGCAGCAGGAGTTGCGCAAGCCGGTCATCGTGGAAACCAAGCCGGGCGCCGGCGGCGTGCTGGCAGTCAGCGATCTCAAGGCCAACGGAAAGGACGGATATACCTTTCTCGTGATCCAGGGCGGCATCGTGGCCGAAACGCCATTGGCCTACAAAGTCAACTACCAGCCCTTCACAGACCTGAGGCCGCTGGCCCAGCTCAGCCGTTCCGGCCTGGTGCTGGTGGCCAACAAGGACCTGCCGGTCTCCAACCTGCAACAGCTGATCGACTACACCAAGGCCCAGAAAGGTGGTCTGGACTTTGCGTCCTACGCCACCGGAATGAAGGGCCACACTTCGGGCATCTTGCTGGCCCAGCAGGCCCAGATCGAACTCAAGCATGTGGGCTACAAAGGCTCGCCCCCCGCGCTGACCGACCTGATGGGCGGCCATGTTCCGCTGATGTTTGACGGTCTGACCACCTCCCTGCCTCTGATCAAGAGCGGCAAGATCAAACCCATTGCCGTGAACTACCCCACGCGCATTGCCGAGCTGCCCAACACGCCGACCTTCAAGGAACTAGGCTACCCCCAGCTGGCGCAATCAGGCTGGTTTGGTGTGTGGGCGCGCCCTGATGCACCGGTTGCCGTCCAGCAGAAAGTGCGCGACATCACCCTCGCTTATTTCCGCAAGCCCGAAGTTCTGAAGCGGGTGCGTGAAATGGGCATGGATGCCCCCCTGGCATCGACCTCCGACGAGTTGATGGAAGACCTCAAGCAGGCCAGCCAGCAGCAGGCCGCAGTGCTGAAGTCCATCAATTACAAGCCCGAATAGGCGCGGCGACCTCATGCTCCACTGCGGCAACGGCCCGACAGAGCCCGGTGCCGCAGCCTGAGCAGCCCCTGCTTCCACCTTCACTCCCGATTCCAGCCTTGGCGAGCGCGTATCCATGCGCCCGGTGGCTGACTGCGCCCGCAATCTGGCGCGTTTTCTGAAAGAAACGGCAATGCATCCTTCCAAACTCATGTGGAGTCTCATGGCGCTCGCGCCCTGCCTGGCATCCGCTCAATCGTCGGTCAGCGTATATGGCGTGGTCGATATGGCGATTTCGTCCTATCACGGCACGGGCTCTGGCTCCAAGCAAATGCTGACATCCAGCGGCAACCAGGCCAGCCGTATCGGCTTCAAAGGTCAGGAAATTCTGGGCGATGGCCTGTCGGCAGGCTTCGAGCTTGAGGCCGGCCTCAATACCGATTCGGGGACCGGTCAGCCGACTAGCGCCGACAATCAGAAAAATACGGACAGCGGTGGCGGCCTGACCTTCAACCGCAAAGCCTACGTCTATCTGCAAAACAACGATTGGGGACAGCTGCGCCTGGGCAGAGACTACACCCCCGCCTTCTGGAATCTGTTTGCCTACGATCCATTTCGCGTAGGCGTTGGCATCAGCAGCCAGGTGGTCTATGGCACGACAGCCACAGGGTTTCGCGCCTCCAATAGCATTGGCTACTTTTCTCCCGGCTGCTACAGCTTTCAGTGCAAAGGCGCTTTCTTCCAGGGCATGGTGGCCTTTGGCGAAAACGGCGGCAATGCCCCCAGCCGGCACGATGGCGATCTTCACGCCTTCCGTCTGGGCTATGGTGGTGAAAATTTTGACGTCGCCATTGCCTCCGCCACCACCAAGAGTGCAGCCTACGGTGACTACATCCAGAGAAATATTGGCGCATCCTATCTGTGGCAGGGCCATCGCCTGATGGGACTGCTTGGACAGAACAGAACCAGCAATCTGGTGAACTTCAAGGATGGTGGCTCAGCCAACCGCATCAACTTCTGGCAGTTGGGCGCATGGATCTCCACGGGCCCGGGCAAAGGCTATTTCCCGGTCAGCTATATGCAGCTGCGACGCAACGATGTGCAGGGTGCTTCCTCCGCCCGCAAATTAGCGGTTGGCTATGTGCATCCGCTATCCAAGCGCACCGTCCTGTACGGAACATATGCGCATATCAGCAACAAGGGTGCGCTGCGCTTTCCCGTGAGTTCGGGCTCGGCGCAAGGGCCGGAACCGGTGGCAGGCGGCAATGCATCGGGTGTCGATCTGGGCATCCGCCACATCTTCTGAGCGGCTCCGACCACGCGGCTGAATAAACATCAAATCAGCCGCAAACGCTTTCTCCTTGAGCGCAAGCAGCTATTGTTTTGCGCTTTTTTTATTTCCAAGGCACAGCTTGCCTGCCTTGCGCGCAAACTCCATCCAACAAGGACTCTCCACCATGAATGGCGCAGAAACACTGGTCCACACGCTGCTTGACCATCAGCTCGATGTCTGCTTTACCAACCCTGGCACTTCCGAGATGCACTTCGTCGCGGCGCTGGACAAGATCGACGGCATGCGCTGCGTGCTGGGCCTGCATGAGACCGTGGTAACCGGTGCGGCTGACGGCTATTACCGCATCGCCGAACGCCCTGCCGCCACGCTGCTGCATCTGGGGCCCGGGCTGGCCAATGGTCTGGCCAATCTGCACAACGCGAAAAAGGCACGCTCGGGCATAGTCAACATCGTGGGCGACCACACCGCCAGCCATCTGGCGCTGGATGCGCCACTGACCTCCGATATCCACGGCATTGCAGCCCCCATGAGTGACTGGGTGCACACCACGGCCTGCGTGCAAGACATTGCCAGTGACGGCGCCGAAGCCGTGCGCCGTGCCGGCGCCCGGCCCGGGGCCATTGCCACGCTGGCGCTGCCCGCCGATGTCGCCTGGTCCGAAGTGCCCGAAGCGCATCGCCAGGCTCATGCAACTGACAGCCCAGCCAGTGCAGACAGCGCAGGCGATGCCGAACCTCGGGACTGGCAGGCCATCATCAAGGCCTTGCGTGATGAGCCCCAGTCCACCCTGCTCCTGCTGGGCGACCGCGCTTTGCGCGAAAGCGGCACGCTGCTGGCCGGCAAGATCGCCGCTGCCACGGGATGCGCGATACACGCCGAGTTCTATACCGCCAGAATGGAACGCGGCGCCGGCCGC
This window encodes:
- a CDS encoding porin, with the protein product MHPSKLMWSLMALAPCLASAQSSVSVYGVVDMAISSYHGTGSGSKQMLTSSGNQASRIGFKGQEILGDGLSAGFELEAGLNTDSGTGQPTSADNQKNTDSGGGLTFNRKAYVYLQNNDWGQLRLGRDYTPAFWNLFAYDPFRVGVGISSQVVYGTTATGFRASNSIGYFSPGCYSFQCKGAFFQGMVAFGENGGNAPSRHDGDLHAFRLGYGGENFDVAIASATTKSAAYGDYIQRNIGASYLWQGHRLMGLLGQNRTSNLVNFKDGGSANRINFWQLGAWISTGPGKGYFPVSYMQLRRNDVQGASSARKLAVGYVHPLSKRTVLYGTYAHISNKGALRFPVSSGSAQGPEPVAGGNASGVDLGIRHIF
- a CDS encoding TauD/TfdA dioxygenase family protein translates to MKVEQLTCSIGAEVSGVSLGDASRDLGLANEIKSLLLKHKVLFFRDQDITRAEHVAFARHFGDLEDHPVAGSDPDHPGLVQIYRNDKRENYENTYHTDGQWRENPTMGCVLRCIECPPVGGDTIWVNMAEAYRNLPEDIKQKIEGLKAKSSIEHGFGAVMPEEKRLELGRQHPPVEHPVVRTHPETGEKILYVCSFTTHFANYHTPENVRYGQDKTPGASLLLNYLISQAAIPEYQVRFRWKPGSVAMWDNRCTQHYAVQDYWPAPRKMERAAIIGDKPF
- a CDS encoding AraC family transcriptional regulator translates to MAHELGIDPLRMFRQVGLDHSCLNSHDLMVSESAFAQLLEASSAQTGDASLGLLMGACWRLSDFGPISLLLQHQASLSSMLQTLKEYNHLISSTVTTEVVTQGRYSIIQLHLDTERENPGRHPTELGITALLSMCRHQLGRDWNPASIHFSHGSPGSLMNHRRVLGGEVVFASDFDGIVVSDEDMNRLNTDYDSLMESHARNLMDAHAPAPEPRSLEQQVRSTLASLLPHGRHSISHVASTLGYTARSLQRHLETQDTSFQEILDAVRSQVAVRALKSAQLSVSEAAALAGFAENSSFTRWFGKHFHQSPSSWRQQHMGSKLS
- a CDS encoding tripartite tricarboxylate transporter substrate binding protein encodes the protein MALGLLAAASAAHAQSDWPNKPLRLVVGAPAGGSADSLARLLAEGLQQELRKPVIVETKPGAGGVLAVSDLKANGKDGYTFLVIQGGIVAETPLAYKVNYQPFTDLRPLAQLSRSGLVLVANKDLPVSNLQQLIDYTKAQKGGLDFASYATGMKGHTSGILLAQQAQIELKHVGYKGSPPALTDLMGGHVPLMFDGLTTSLPLIKSGKIKPIAVNYPTRIAELPNTPTFKELGYPQLAQSGWFGVWARPDAPVAVQQKVRDITLAYFRKPEVLKRVREMGMDAPLASTSDELMEDLKQASQQQAAVLKSINYKPE
- a CDS encoding LysR family transcriptional regulator, with the protein product MDSQSLTLLVEIIDSGNLSQAARKLKMTRANVSYHLTQLEKSAGVQLVKRTTRRVEPTEIGLRLYEHGRNIHNEMLAAREAITALGQSLQGRVGISVPSGYGQIVMSEWLIEFKRLYPGIVLDVLFENRADNLRDDMDIIIRVIQEPPLSLVARSLGTVRYLACASREYAQIHGLPKTLHELRASPLITAGVTGRQLRLAAYLGAERHEVMLEPTMISEHFPFLRDGILAGLGVGLVPDYVVQDKLATGEVQSTLDEYRLSIFGTHMYLLYLPNRHQTKAVRTCIDFLLAKAEPDAPPRLASLPAQ